The DNA segment acaaaaagctaattttctacaaaacaatttaatccaaaatgttgaaatttcaagaaaagaaacaaggtttcttaaaaacagttaaagtttcaactaaatagttacattttcaaccaaaaagatttaccgcaaaggacaaattttctacattgatttctcaaccaaattgtttaattttcagtaaaaaaattcatttttaacaaacaaagaacgaattttcaacaaagtagttgaactttcaacccagaaagatgaattttcaacggcaaattttagttaatgtttcatctaaaaaatatttttatcaacatacaaacttgaatcctcaactgaaacagattaatttttaaacaaacaattgcgttttttaccccaaaaaattcaagttatattttctaccaaaaagactaactttctacacacaaaaaaactgaatttttaacataaaatggaatagctaaattataaaccaaagaaaacaaaaaatatttaacaccaTACttcaattttcgtcaaaaaaattaatttttaactaaaattctgaatctccaaccaaaaaaaatatggattgtctacaaagtagttcatctttcgtctaaatattgtaattttgtaacaagttgataaaattttgttttttaatgattcGCCCTTCTAAAATACATTATataatttatgcacggccccATCAGGCCccataaaaaaatcttataatcaattttttcgttACAGAGGAATTATTATTGCTCCTGCAATCTTTATCCTATCAGCATTTTTTGATCGAATGGACATTGCAGACTTACTCGACAAAAGCTGTTTAAGAAACTACCTGTATATTAgattatttgtatatttgtatattataagtttacaaaaaaagatccttgagtttaaaaatattcttataatttcttaaaagtaatttttaacatttccatGATTTTCTCAACAAAGTACTCAACAACTTCAGAAAGGTTTAAATGTCCGAGTTTGTTTCATCTGCAGCAACTTTTTCTTGTCGAGTTCGAATTTCTTGCGAAGCTCTGCCAAgtctgaaaatatcaatttaatcaTTGCAAGGTGtaagacagaaaaaaaagaagttcattaaaaaatagggaaATACTCACTTTGCTTTTTGGCCTCGCGAATTTGGAATGAGTAGAAGTTGCGCAGCTGCTTTTTCCGAATACTGGTTTCCAATTTGTTTTGCAGTTTGTTTATTGTGGATTCTTTTCGAGCAAGTGCGAATTCTCCTCGCTTTTTTCTGCCCGTAACCTGGATCCAACCATCTGCGTCTCCTTCCTCGGCTGCCTTTTCTCTTTCTAGACGTTCTGCGATTCGTTGATCATACTTTTCCATGTACTGCTCTATTTGCTTCTTCGTGGCTGTTTCGTCGCATATGGATTCATTGTATTCTTTACACCATTCtagaaaaatcatttataaataaaaatacattgctAAATTTATCTAGAATGAATTTACGGATGGCTTTGTAAACTAGAAATAGCACAGAAATATTGATTCAAATTATATTGCAAatgcagggtggccgttttaattaaagaaaaaaattcctggtaaTTTCcggttcgaaaaaattgtttacggtccattaaatttaaaagatagaaatctagtcaacaaattttctatttaagtgataaaaactgaaatttaaaagttttttaattcaacattttgcatttaaatgcccaataatttacacgtataacaTAGAagctactaacatttttcaactgaacaatttaaaattaaatgcagttcAAACTGTTCAATaccaaatattgataaattgtaGAGTTTAACAATTCacattcagttctaaaaatataaatccatgttatcaCTTTGAATGCTCAAAATTGAAAGATCaatctagaaacattaaaaatttaaagattactttttttataaactagacacttcttaaattaaaattaaaacgactatttattttaaatagtataaaaatccttaaaatatttctaaatttttcaaaaatttacatgttgctttacattttttcaaaattttcataatttttttgatattttcagaacttctaaacatctttaaaaatgattcgattttttcctaaaaaattttcctaataattttttcttatcctttcaattaaaaaaattccttaaaatcttccacatttatttttgataattttatcaatctttctaaacatttttaaacattcttttaaaattaatttgtcaaagtcaaattttattttcaattttcccagcaaatttttttttcgaaatctgccaaaatctatatttggttttaaattaggccgtggactGTTAGCGCTAACATTTTGCTAGGATTAATCGAATATTGTCGATTTAAATTAATAGTGTTAAATTActatttatacaacaaaattatataatttgacttacaaattacatttttttaagagaacagttaaaatttgttacgttaaaagtttagttttttttagttttgaatattgaatttataattactgattttaaataaacagtcagatattaaGTCATTGttcttttccttaattaaaaaattcaaatacaattgtttaaaaatgtaatattttagccTAACTAATAAAACGTTTCAAtttacacaatttaatttttaacgttgaaatctggaaattcttcaattgtgaactgattccgagttttcttgtaaaatcaattattattcactttttaaatctcgaagtacagttcaattttaaaaaatcatgaattaatttacaTTCACAGTTCatcaactaagaatatttttaatcaaaaatcctcgattttcaaacgcttctaatttttaatctaattagcctttaaaactgcagtttgaaattctttcaattaaaatggaagttaaaaaataaaatgaaaaattattaaagtaaaagattttcgaaacacgtattctaaactgaatgatatcataattgaaaaggataaaaatttaattaatgcgattgaaatcaaagttggacagatttttttctaaaatttccggtcaaaaataaattcactgtcatttcccgatccAGCAACCACCCTGAAATGACAAATTACAAAATAGACTTCgaatgcattattttaattgcagttgaaacaatatttgttgataaaataaatCTGCGAAGAAAGatttcattcatttgaacgtTCTTAACTTTAaacgaataaatataattttgactgaaaaataatttttgttgttgtaattcttaaaattaaaacttactcTTTAAGCCAGTAAAGAGAGGATTGTCTGAGGAACTAAGattcaaaattgtttcttttgatAGCGAAAGTGCTTTGTCTAAACTCGATTCTTTTT comes from the Belonocnema kinseyi isolate 2016_QV_RU_SX_M_011 chromosome 6, B_treatae_v1, whole genome shotgun sequence genome and includes:
- the LOC117175695 gene encoding ribosomal RNA-processing protein 7 homolog A, producing the protein MTITEESLAGFRTLWLRYEAGGSDRNQLFIKEHSGRNQAAEYPRGRTLFVVNIPPYATEDSVKHAFSKKCGPVKTVTFATSPGNPEKFTYVVFEKESSLDKALSLSKETILNLSSSDNPLFTGLKKWCKEYNESICDETATKKQIEQYMEKYDQRIAERLEREKAAEEGDADGWIQVTGRKKRGEFALARKESTINKLQNKLETSIRKKQLRNFYSFQIREAKKQNLAELRKKFELDKKKLLQMKQTRTFKPF